A stretch of DNA from Candidatus Hydrogenedens sp.:
TGTCTGCATGTGCTACCTGTGATGGAGCACTACCAAGATTCCGCAATAAACCAGTAGTCGTTGTAGGAGGTGGAGATAGTGCCATGGAAGAAGCCTTGTTTCTATCGCGATTTGCAGAACGCGTTCATATAATCCATCGCAGAGATAAATTCCGTGCAAGTAAAATCATGGCAGACCGTGTCCTTGCTCATCCAAAAATCGTTGTAGAATGGAACTCTGTTGTTGAAGATATTTTAGGAAATGACAAGGATGGCGTTACGAGTGTCCTCATAAAAGATGTTAAAACTGGCGAAGTGCGAGAAATTCAATGTTCTGGTTATTTCTGTGCTATCGGACACAAACCCAACACAGACCTATTCAAAGGTAGTTTAGAATTAGATGAACAAGGATATATCATCACGAAACCCAACAGAACAGCCACTAACGTCGAAGGTGTTTTCGCTTGTGGTGATGTTCAGGACTCTTATTATCGACAGGCAATTACAGCCGCAGGTAGCGGTTGTATGGCAGGTATCGAGGCAACTCGTTGGCTTGAATCCCAAGAATAACTATTGCCCGCTCGTACTAAAAAGACCCATCACCCGAAAGATAGACTCAATAATGTTTATGATTTGCAAGATAACATCTAAAGCCAATAATAGTTCCATACGTAACGCTCCTTCTTTATAATTTTCTCTTATTATTATACCTTAAAAAAGTAAAAATATTACAAATATTTTTATATATTTATCAATATTTTGCAGGGACCTAAAACTTTAGGTCCCTGCAATTTTTGATATTACACAACTTTATTTAACAAAAGTTGTTAGATCTATTTACGTTCCTGCCTTTTTATAGCACTCAAAGAGATTAGAGCAACACATATCAATGCAAGGTCTAATAACCCTTTCCCTTTATTCTGGCTTGTTGTTGTTTCTTCTGCGGATTTACTTCCAGCACAACCTTTAATAACATTTGGAATTCTAATCAGAGCATCTCTACATGAATCACAATTTAACCAATCAAGTATGAATGCAGAAACAATAAAAATAGCACCAAATCCAGGTATATCTCTTAACAATACCTGTTGAATATTTCCTGTCGGAGTAGCGGATTGATTCGGTGTACGAGGTGTATTGGTGATGTTAGTAGTGGTTTCTCCTTCACCAGGAACCGCCGTACTTCCCCCTGTCCCTGCTCCACCACTACCTCCACCAGTGCCACTTCCACCTCCACCACTTCCACCTCCTCCACCTCCACCACTACCACCACCTCCACCACCACTTGAAGCACCGCTGAAATTAAATGTTGTTGTATTTGAGGTGAATTGACTTCCTGATGATAATATGTAAGAAAGAATTGTTTGAATTGAACATGAAGAGGTAGCGGTAGAAGGAACACCTGCATTTATATCGAAGGTAAATGGTATCGATGGAATGGTTGTCCATACAAATTCAAGTGGAGTTACCCCGTCTGATATTGTTCCAACCGTAGGAGATACTTGGGGTCCATTTGTACAACCTAAATATTGCCATCCCGCAGGTATATAACAAGTCAAAGTTAAACTTGTAATATCTCCCCCTGAAGTACCATTGCATGTAATTCTAACTGTTACATTACTCCCAGGAACATAATAATCTCCAGAAACAGTCCCAATAATTTGCTGATTAATCACAATATTTGTCTCGACTGCACCTTCTGGAGTTCCTTCTGGAATACCTTCATTAATTCCTTCAGGTTGCCCTTCAGGACAGGGTCCTGTAGATACTAAGATACTTACAGAACTATTCTGTATCGCTTGTGTTCCCGCTTGTGGATTCTGGTCTATTATAATTCCAGCACTTACATTATTGTTACACTGATATGTTATTGTTCCCACATTCAGGTCTGCCCCTGCAAGTGTATTCCCTGCTGTAGTAATATCTGACCCAATAACATTTGGTACAGTAGTAAGACAAGGTCCTGTTGATACAACAATATTTACTGCACTTCCTGGCAATACTTGCTCTCCTGGTTCAGGATACTGGTCTATTACTCTACCTACTGCTACTGAATTACTACACTGTTCGGTTGCAGTCCCTACTATTAACCCTGACGAAATGATTGTATTCTCCGCAGAACTTCTCTCCATACCTACAACATTAGGTACAGTATACTGCCATCCAAAGTAAGGGTAGGTCTCATTTTCTACAATGTCCCATACATTAATAAAATCCCATCCTGTAAAAGTCATTTGTTTTTTCATATCAATTGTCGTTTTACCTATCCCCTCATCTGAATTACTCTGACCCGAAGCGTTTATATCCCAATAACTATTATTTACTGCTCCATATTCGTTATACCCAACAAAACCTCCAACACGATTCATACCCGAAACAAGTCCAGCCGAATAACATTCTGTTATTGAACCATCATTCAATCCAACAAAACCACCAATGTTATAAGACGCTCCAGAAATTGCTCCTAATGCGTAGCATTGCACCACAGTTCCTACGTTCCAGCCTATCAATCCACCAGCATTATCCGCACCAGAAAGTGAACACGTAGAAAAAGATCGCGAAATGTTTCCATTACCACTACTATAACTAATATTTACCCCGACCAGACCGCCAAGGTAATTTACTCCTGATACGGCCCCAGAAGAAGAACACTTTGTTATATTCCCTCCACTATTCCAACCAACTAAACTACCAACAAAATAATTTCCCGATACATTGGCATTGTCTAACTTTAAGTCAGATACCCAACCACCAGGACCTACATATCCAAACAAACCAATATTATCTTGATTTGAATCATTAATATATAA
This window harbors:
- the trxB gene encoding thioredoxin-disulfide reductase encodes the protein MENVVILGAGPAGCTAALYTARADLTPLVLEGEPSGDILPGGQLMTTTEVENFPGYPEGVSGQQLMADLKRQAERFGARFEYKTATAVDLSKHPFVVFVGNEIIETKSIIIATGASAKYLGLPAEQKYLNRGVSACATCDGALPRFRNKPVVVVGGGDSAMEEALFLSRFAERVHIIHRRDKFRASKIMADRVLAHPKIVVEWNSVVEDILGNDKDGVTSVLIKDVKTGEVREIQCSGYFCAIGHKPNTDLFKGSLELDEQGYIITKPNRTATNVEGVFACGDVQDSYYRQAITAAGSGCMAGIEATRWLESQE
- a CDS encoding PASTA domain-containing protein, which produces MNYFSKGRETVFLSSKCICAVWFGISLICISLQGYAVIPINSIDNLQKIGNDVSYPIDGAYELTQDIDASDTVNWNGGKGFAPIGTALKPFTGGFNGKGHVIKNLYINDSNQDNIGLFGYVGPGGWVSDLKLDNANVSGNYFVGSLVGWNSGGNITKCSSSGAVSGVNYLGGLVGVNISYSSGNGNISRSFSTCSLSGADNAGGLIGWNVGTVVQCYALGAISGASYNIGGFVGLNDGSITECYSAGLVSGMNRVGGFVGYNEYGAVNNSYWDINASGQSNSDEGIGKTTIDMKKQMTFTGWDFINVWDIVENETYPYFGWQYTVPNVVGMERSSAENTIISSGLIVGTATEQCSNSVAVGRVIDQYPEPGEQVLPGSAVNIVVSTGPCLTTVPNVIGSDITTAGNTLAGADLNVGTITYQCNNNVSAGIIIDQNPQAGTQAIQNSSVSILVSTGPCPEGQPEGINEGIPEGTPEGAVETNIVINQQIIGTVSGDYYVPGSNVTVRITCNGTSGGDITSLTLTCYIPAGWQYLGCTNGPQVSPTVGTISDGVTPLEFVWTTIPSIPFTFDINAGVPSTATSSCSIQTILSYILSSGSQFTSNTTTFNFSGASSGGGGGGSGGGGGGGSGGGGSGTGGGSGGAGTGGSTAVPGEGETTTNITNTPRTPNQSATPTGNIQQVLLRDIPGFGAIFIVSAFILDWLNCDSCRDALIRIPNVIKGCAGSKSAEETTTSQNKGKGLLDLALICVALISLSAIKRQERK